AGCTTTAGGTGTTATTAGAGCTGCGTTCCATGAAGGCAAAAAAATAAAGGTCATATGTGATGAAACAAGGCCATTTTGTCAGGGCGCAAGGCTCAGTGTCTTTGAAATGCAGCAGGAGAAAATTCCAGTTAAGCTAATCGTTGATAGCGCAGCAGGACGCATGATGCAGGCTGGAAAAGTTAATAAAGTTATTGTAGGGGCAGATAGAGTTGCAAAAGGAGGAGTAGCTAATAAAATAGGCACTTTAATGGTTGCCCTTGCTGCAAAAAGGTTTAACATCCCATTTTATGTTGCAGCGCCAAAAAGTACATTTGACTTTGAAAACTCCATATATGATACTGAAATAGAAGAAAGAGATCCCAATGAAGTTATGTACTTCGGAGAATGCCGAGTTGCACCTGAAGGAACAGAAGTAGAGAATCCTTCATTTGATATTGTGCCCAGCGATTTGATTACTGGTATCATTACTGAAGAAGGGATTTTAGAGCCGTTTTAAATCATTTTCAAATATTTCAATATTCACCAGATTCCAGGTAACAGCCTGTATCTTACTTCATTTGTATATTCCATGTATCCTTCTAATTCTCTCTGCAGGGTTTCATCTTCAAGGTAGGTTCTTATAACAAGCAAAAACACTGCAATTACCGATGGAATTAATCCCCAGAATGAACCAAGAACTAATGGTGTAGCAATTATAAAAAGTATCCCTCCAAAGTATCCTGGATGTCTAAGGTAGTGATATGGACCGCTTTTACAAACTGTTTGTCCCCTATCCTTCTGGATACGAACAACA
This window of the Methanobacterium sp. genome carries:
- the mtnA gene encoding S-methyl-5-thioribose-1-phosphate isomerase, with translation MKTMYWKNNHLFLLDQTKLPDEITYFECKTHKDVIYAIKTMKVRGAPAIGVAAAFGMALAELAGEDLEKTGEEIKAARPTAVNLFWAVDRVHNSDNALDEALKMYDEDIETNKAIGRHGAKVIDDGDTILTHCNAGALACVDYGTALGVIRAAFHEGKKIKVICDETRPFCQGARLSVFEMQQEKIPVKLIVDSAAGRMMQAGKVNKVIVGADRVAKGGVANKIGTLMVALAAKRFNIPFYVAAPKSTFDFENSIYDTEIEERDPNEVMYFGECRVAPEGTEVENPSFDIVPSDLITGIITEEGILEPF